Genomic window (Kangiella profundi):
ACCATTTAACCCAATCTGCTGATGAAGCATCAATGCAGAAGCTGGCTAGAGTGCAGGAAAAAATCGAGGAAATTGATGGCTGGGCGATGGATCAGAAAGTCGAAACCGTCATTAACCGATTGAGTTTGGATGCGGATAAAGCATTTGATGAATTGTCAGGTGGTATGAAAAGAAGAGTCCTGCTGGCTAAGGCACTGGTTGAGCAACCTGATATTCTGTTGCTGGATGAGCCAACAAACCACCTGGATGTAGAGTCTATTGAGTGGTTGGAAAACTTTCTTAAGGCATATGAAGGCAGTTTGTTATTTATTACGCACGATCGTCGCTTCCTGAAAAATCTGGCGACTCGAATTGTTGAAGTTGATCGTGGACGACTGACGTCCTGGCCTGGTGATTATGAAAATTATCTTCGTAGAAAAGCTGAGCAATTAGCTGCCGAAGAGAAGCAGAATCAGGATTTTGATAAAAAGTTGGCTCAGGAAGAAGTTTGGATCCGCCAGGGAATTAAAGCGCGCCGTACTCGTAACGAAGGGCGAGTGAGACGACTCGAAGCAGCTCGTAAAGAAAGAGCAGAAAGACGCAATCTCATCGGTAATGTGAAAATGCAGGCTCAGGATGTCGAGCTATCCGGAAAGAAGGTCATTGAGGCAAAAAACATTCATCACGGTTTTGAAGGCCGAACGCTGGTTGATGACTTTTCAACCTTTATTATGCGTGGCGACCGAATCGGTATTATCGGTCCTAATGGGGTCGGCAAGACCACTCTGATCAATATTTTGCTGGGAGAACTAAAACCCGACCGCGGTGAAGTTAAGCTTGGTACTAAATTAGAAATTGCCTATTTCGATCAGCACCGGGCTCAGCTCGATGAAAAGCAATCGGCAATGGATAATGTTTCCGGCGGAAAGGATATGATGACCATCAATGGACAGCCGCGACATGTAATCAGCTACATGCAGGATTTTTTGTTTACACCTGAGCGAGCAAGAGCTCCTATTACAGCTTTGTCGGGTGGTGAACGCAACAGATTGCTGTTGGCGAAAATATTAGCAAAGCCATCAAACTTGCTCATTCTTGATGAGCCAACCAATGACCTTGATATCGAGACTCTGGAGTTACTGGAGGAGATGCTGGATAACTATCCAGGAACCTTAATGCTGGTATCGCATGATCGAGACTTCCTGAATAATGTGGTGACCAGCACCATTGCATTCGAAGGCAATGGTATCGTCAAAGAGTATGTTGGTGGTTATGACGATTGGTTAAGACAAAAACCTGAGTCAGAAAAACAGACCAGTAATAATAAGCTTGCTCAGGAAAAACAGAAAGATTCAGAACCTGCAACTAAAGTAAGCTCCAAGAGTCAGAAAAAAACGAAGAAGT
Coding sequences:
- the uup gene encoding ATP-binding cassette ATPase Uup — protein: MALVALQQVEVSYGGPALLNKVDFTIEPGERVCLIGRNGVGKSTLLKVINREIVPDDGEIRFNQGIKIAKLTQEVPSGTSGSVFDVVAEGLGEAGALIREFHHLTQSADEASMQKLARVQEKIEEIDGWAMDQKVETVINRLSLDADKAFDELSGGMKRRVLLAKALVEQPDILLLDEPTNHLDVESIEWLENFLKAYEGSLLFITHDRRFLKNLATRIVEVDRGRLTSWPGDYENYLRRKAEQLAAEEKQNQDFDKKLAQEEVWIRQGIKARRTRNEGRVRRLEAARKERAERRNLIGNVKMQAQDVELSGKKVIEAKNIHHGFEGRTLVDDFSTFIMRGDRIGIIGPNGVGKTTLINILLGELKPDRGEVKLGTKLEIAYFDQHRAQLDEKQSAMDNVSGGKDMMTINGQPRHVISYMQDFLFTPERARAPITALSGGERNRLLLAKILAKPSNLLILDEPTNDLDIETLELLEEMLDNYPGTLMLVSHDRDFLNNVVTSTIAFEGNGIVKEYVGGYDDWLRQKPESEKQTSNNKLAQEKQKDSEPATKVSSKSQKKTKKLSYKDQLELDKLPELLAELEQKIEVIHAQMSAPEFYQQDGDKIAQTKQDLEQLEADLERKFERWEALEEMKSGI